The Candidatus Hydrogenisulfobacillus filiaventi sequence TAAAACGGTACTCATCCCCGATCCCGAGGCCGGCTGCACCCTGGCGGACGCCATGACCCCAGAGCAGCTCCTGGCCTGGAAGGCGGAGTACCCCGACGCGGTGGTGGTCTCCTACGTGAACACCTCCGCCGCGGTCAAGGCCCTCTCCGACTATTGCTGCACCTCGGCCAACGCGGTGGACGTGGTGCGGGCCATCGACCCGGACCGGCCGGTCCTGTTCGGCCCCGACTTCTTCCTGGGCTCCTATGTAGCCCGGGTGACCGGACGGCCCAACCTGCACGTATGGCCCGGCGAGTGCCACGTTCATGCCGCGATCCTGCCGGAGAAGATGGAGGAGGAGGTAGCCCGCAACCCCGGCTCGGAGCTGCTGGTGCACCCGGAATGCGGATGCACTACCCGCGCCCTGGCCCTGCCCCCCCGGAAGGTGGCCGCCCGCGTCCTCTCCACCGACGGCATGCTGCGCTACGCCCGAGAATCCTCCGCCACCACCTTCGTGGTCGCCACCGAGCTCGGCCTGCTACACCGCCTGCGCAAGGAGAACCCCGGGAAGGCCTTTCTGCCCGCGCATGAAGGGGCGGTGTGCCCTTTCATGAAGATGATCACGTTGGAGAAGATCCGGGATGCACTCCGCGACAACCGCTATGAGGTCCGGGTGCCGGACGATATCCGCCAACGGGCCCTGCTTCCACTGGAGCGGATGGTGGCGATCAGTCCACCCCAGCGGCACGACATTTAGTAGTTCCGTGGGGGGCTTGCCGGTGAACCAGCGCGGGGCTAGGATGAGCCCAAGCGGAAGCTAGCGGAGCGGGGGGAACCGCCCCGGTTCACGCGGGAAACGAAGCCGCGGGAGGAGGGAAGTGCGATGCGGGTCAATGAGGGCACTACCGATCGCGTCATCCGGGTTGTGCTCGGTATTGTATTGATCGTCCTGGCGGTAGCCGGCTGGCTCAAGCCCGCCGGTCCCTGGGTCTTCGGCATCCTCGGCGCGGTAAGCCTGTTGACCGGCTTGACCGGCTTCTGTGCCCTGTACCGGCTCTTCGGCATCAGCACCTGTCCGGTGCCGCAACAGAAGAAATAACGGCCGGCGGCCGGTCCCTGCGCGGGCCGGCCGCCCCATTTTGCCTTACGGCTCCTTGCGTGTGGCCCGGATCCAGAACCCGGCGAATACCGCCAGCAGGATGCCCCCTGCCACCCACGGGAAGCGGGGATTGCTGAAGAGGCCGCCGCCCACCGTCCCCCGGGCCGCCCGGCTCACCTCGTAGGCCGCCTGCAGGGGACCCGATGCCGCCTGTCCGTTCCGGCTCACTTGCACCGGCAGGGCATAGGTGCCATCCCGCCCCCGGGTGGCAAGGGTGAGCCGGGCCCGCCCCAGGCTATCGGTTACAGCGGTCCCCTCCGCCCCGAAGCGCACCCGCGCCCCGGCCTCCGGCCCCTGGGGCCCCAGCACCTCCAGGCTGAAGTGCACCGGCACCCCCGGCGGCACCGCCCGCATCAGCGGGTCCAGGAGGGCCTCGGTGCCGGGGGCGGGGCGGGACCCGGGGGCGGCCCACCAGGCGGTGGCGGCCGCCAGCATGCGGTTGGCTGCGGCGTCATAGGTGTCCAGCCCGCCCACCCGCAGCCCGACCCACACCTCCGTGCCCGCCGGCTCCCCGTAGAGGCGGATGCGGGCCCGGCCGTCCTGGCCGGTAATGGCGTCGGCATAGGCCACGTAACGGTCCGCCCCCGGGGTACCGGCGGCGTACCAATGAACCGGTGCCCGCCCCGGGCGGGCCCGCCCCACATAGAAGTGCACCTCGGCGCCGGCCGCCGGCACCCGCCCCGGGGCCTCGGCCGTGAAGGTGAAGGTGACCTCGTGGCGGGTGGAGCGGGGCTGCGCGGCTGCCGCCGTCACCACCGCCGCCGGGTCCGCCAGGATGCGGGTGACCGCCGCCTGGGCCCGGACCGGAACCCCGGCCGCCAGCACCAGCACCGTCGCCGCCGCTGCCGCCGTCCCCCACTGCACCCGCATGGCTCTACCCCTCCGTACGGACTAGTACGTTTACCTTATCAGTTTGCGGACCGCCGGCCTAGGCCCTGTCGAAGTAGGGATGGCGGGTACCCCCGCCGTCCGGTACACTCATCTAGAACGGTTCCGGTCCAAGGAGGCAGGGTGGTATGGGCAGGCGCAATGTGGTGATCACCGGCATGGGGGCGGTCACCGCCTTCGGACGCTCGGTGGAGGCCCTGTGGGCGGGGCTGCTGGCCGGGCGGCCGGCGCTGGCCCCGGAGCGGGTGCTGGGCGTGC is a genomic window containing:
- a CDS encoding conserved protein of unknown function (Evidence 4 : Unknown function but conserved in other organisms) produces the protein MRVNEGTTDRVIRVVLGIVLIVLAVAGWLKPAGPWVFGILGAVSLLTGLTGFCALYRLFGISTCPVPQQKK
- a CDS encoding exported protein of unknown function (Evidence 5 : Unknown function); this encodes MRVQWGTAAAAATVLVLAAGVPVRAQAAVTRILADPAAVVTAAAAQPRSTRHEVTFTFTAEAPGRVPAAGAEVHFYVGRARPGRAPVHWYAAGTPGADRYVAYADAITGQDGRARIRLYGEPAGTEVWVGLRVGGLDTYDAAANRMLAAATAWWAAPGSRPAPGTEALLDPLMRAVPPGVPVHFSLEVLGPQGPEAGARVRFGAEGTAVTDSLGRARLTLATRGRDGTYALPVQVSRNGQAASGPLQAAYEVSRAARGTVGGGLFSNPRFPWVAGGILLAVFAGFWIRATRKEP
- the nadA gene encoding Quinolinate synthase A, producing the protein MALETGLPATGEEARLIAEIQELKRERDALILAHNYELGPVQDIADATGDSLALARYAQKSSARTLVMCGVYFMAETASILCPDKTVLIPDPEAGCTLADAMTPEQLLAWKAEYPDAVVVSYVNTSAAVKALSDYCCTSANAVDVVRAIDPDRPVLFGPDFFLGSYVARVTGRPNLHVWPGECHVHAAILPEKMEEEVARNPGSELLVHPECGCTTRALALPPRKVAARVLSTDGMLRYARESSATTFVVATELGLLHRLRKENPGKAFLPAHEGAVCPFMKMITLEKIRDALRDNRYEVRVPDDIRQRALLPLERMVAISPPQRHDI